Sequence from the Sphingomonas sp. KR3-1 genome:
CCACCCTGATCCCCAGGTCCGCATGGAGATGGTCAACATCTTCTCCTTCTTCGAGGAAGTGCCGCAAAAGCCGTTCCTCGAGATGCTGCCCTGGGATTGGTCGACCTGGTCCGAATATCGCGCCTCGATGGAGGCCAAGTGCAAGACCTCGACCAATGTCGCGGGCTATGCCGGCCATATCGCGATCCGCCTGGCGGTGATGGGCATGGACGCGTGGGAGCGCGTGGCGACGCCGGACGAGATCCGCAAGATGTGCGCGCTGCTCGAGGACGCGATCGACGGCGGCGCTCTCGGCATGTCGTCCAACCTGATGGATCATGACAGCAAGGATCGTCCGGTTCCAAGCTTGGTCGCCGATGATGCCGAATGGTCCGCGCTGATCGGCGTGCTTGCCAGCCGTCCGGGCAGCCAGCTCCAGGTGATCCTCGACACCTTCTTCAAGCTGCGCGCGCCCGAGCAGATGGAACGCCTCGGCAATCTCTGCCGCGATCGCGGCGTGCGCGTGCAGATGGCGGGCGCTGGTGGCCTGCTCCGCTTCCAGGACTCGATCCGCGAGAAGATGTGGGCGATCACCGCGAAGCAGAAGGCAGAGGGCTTCGACTTTTGGCCGAGCTTCGCGCATGTGCCGCCCACGACCGCGCTCAACTTCTTCAGCAGCTCGTCCTTCGCCCAGGCCAATGAATATGTCTGGCACGAAGTCGTCCAGGCGCAGACCGAGGAAGAGAAGCTCGCACTGCTGCGCGATCCCGATTTCCGCGCCCGCGCCCGCGACAGCTGGGACAACAAGGCGTTCAAGCAGTCGCTCGTCGCCAATCCGCACATGATGCTGCTGATGGACTCCGAGACCGGCGCCGGCCCGCTCGACCTCAACCTCAAGGAGCTGGCCGAGCAGACCGGCAAGCATCCGTCCGACGCGCTGGCCGATTGGGTGATCGCCAACGGCGTGCAGTCGATCATCAGCCGCGTGCCGCATCCGATGGCGC
This genomic interval carries:
- a CDS encoding amidohydrolase family protein → MTDILIQGGTVVDGTGASSYAADVRVKGGVIAEIAAGLAPVEGERLVDASGCIVSPGFIEPHTHMDAVMWWQPSLDPLPGYGVSTVVIGNCGFTAAPVHPDPQVRMEMVNIFSFFEEVPQKPFLEMLPWDWSTWSEYRASMEAKCKTSTNVAGYAGHIAIRLAVMGMDAWERVATPDEIRKMCALLEDAIDGGALGMSSNLMDHDSKDRPVPSLVADDAEWSALIGVLASRPGSQLQVILDTFFKLRAPEQMERLGNLCRDRGVRVQMAGAGGLLRFQDSIREKMWAITAKQKAEGFDFWPSFAHVPPTTALNFFSSSSFAQANEYVWHEVVQAQTEEEKLALLRDPDFRARARDSWDNKAFKQSLVANPHMMLLMDSETGAGPLDLNLKELAEQTGKHPSDALADWVIANGVQSIISRVPHPMAQEETIEMLKDKQTVANISDAGAHGQMLCGGGENILLLTQFVKNGELTLEEAIYVQTGKQAEHFNFGDRGVLKPGYRADIAVFDLDEIQQRPLMRAFDVPDGKGGFTWRFSRDAAPMRLTLVNGVSTFENGAFTGELPGEFVSPVITRVEAAAA